The following coding sequences are from one Bacillota bacterium window:
- a CDS encoding fumarate hydratase has product MREVQVSQVTDVVRDLCIKANYQLPEDVLAALEKGKEDEESEVGREIMDVIIENARLAAREGMPICQDTGAAVIFMEVGQDVHFTGGSLVEAINEGVRRGYSDGYLRKSMTDDPFLRKNTGDNTPAIVYTDIVPGDKVKIMVAPKGGGSENMSQARGLTPAAGMEGVKKFVVEVVDKAGSNPCPPILVGVGVGSTFEKAALLAKKALMRPVGQPSPKEHIAQLEKETLEAINALGIGPQGLGGRTTALGVHIETYSSHIASLIAAVNIQCHAARHAEATI; this is encoded by the coding sequence GTGAGGGAGGTTCAGGTGTCCCAGGTAACGGATGTGGTCCGGGATCTCTGCATCAAGGCCAACTACCAGCTCCCAGAGGATGTGCTGGCGGCCCTGGAGAAGGGGAAGGAAGACGAGGAGTCCGAGGTCGGCCGGGAGATCATGGATGTCATCATCGAGAACGCGAGACTTGCGGCCAGGGAGGGGATGCCCATCTGCCAGGATACCGGGGCAGCCGTGATTTTTATGGAGGTGGGCCAGGACGTCCACTTCACCGGGGGCAGCCTGGTGGAGGCCATCAACGAGGGGGTCCGCAGGGGCTACTCCGACGGCTACCTGAGGAAGTCCATGACGGATGACCCCTTCCTCAGGAAGAACACCGGGGACAACACCCCAGCCATCGTTTACACGGACATTGTCCCTGGTGACAAGGTCAAGATCATGGTGGCCCCCAAGGGCGGCGGTTCGGAGAACATGAGCCAGGCCCGGGGACTTACTCCAGCCGCGGGCATGGAGGGGGTCAAGAAGTTCGTGGTGGAGGTAGTAGACAAGGCAGGCTCAAACCCGTGCCCTCCCATACTCGTGGGTGTGGGGGTTGGCAGCACCTTCGAGAAGGCCGCCCTCCTGGCCAAGAAGGCCCTCATGAGACCAGTGGGGCAGCCAAGCCCCAAGGAGCACATCGCCCAGCTGGAGAAGGAGACCCTGGAGGCCATCAATGCCCTGGGCATCGGGCCGCAGGGCCTCGGAGGCCGGACCACTGCCCTGGGCGTGCACATCGAGACCTACTCTTCCCACATAGCTTCGCTGATAGCGGCCGTAAACATCCAGTGCCATGCCGCAAGACACGCGGAAGCAACCATTTAG
- a CDS encoding Fe-S-containing hydro-lyase, whose protein sequence is MEKRIKAPLTGEAIRSLEAGDKVLIDGVIYTGRDAAHKRLVETMEKGEPLPVDLKGQIIYYVGPCPAKPGQVIGSCGPTTSGRMDAYTPALLGIGLKGMIGKGFRSKDVVEAMKKEGALYLLAIGGAGAYLAKCVKKADVVAYPELGPEAIYRLEVEGFPVVVGIDASGTDIYVEGRKAYAR, encoded by the coding sequence GTGGAGAAGAGGATCAAGGCTCCCCTGACCGGTGAGGCCATCCGTTCCCTCGAGGCAGGGGACAAGGTTCTCATAGACGGAGTCATCTACACCGGGCGGGACGCTGCCCACAAGCGGCTGGTGGAAACCATGGAGAAGGGCGAGCCCCTCCCAGTTGACCTGAAGGGCCAGATCATCTACTACGTAGGCCCCTGCCCCGCCAAGCCCGGCCAGGTCATCGGCTCCTGCGGGCCCACTACCAGCGGCAGGATGGATGCCTACACCCCTGCCCTCCTTGGCATAGGGCTCAAGGGCATGATCGGCAAGGGGTTTCGTTCCAAGGATGTTGTTGAGGCAATGAAGAAGGAAGGAGCCCTTTACCTCCTAGCCATTGGAGGGGCCGGGGCATACTTGGCCAAGTGCGTGAAGAAGGCAGATGTGGTGGCCTACCCCGAGCTGGGTCCCGAGGCCATCTACCGGCTGGAAGTGGAGGGTTTCCCTGTGGTGGTAGGGATTGACGCCTCTGGGACCGACATATACGTGGAGGGCCGCAAGGCCTACGCCAGGTAA
- a CDS encoding malic enzyme-like NAD(P)-binding protein: MSMREDALKLHKDFIGKIEVISKVPVNNKRDMTLAYTPGVAEPCRDIHKDKALVYDYTNKSNLVAVVSDGTAVLGLGDIGPEAAMPVMEGKCILFKCFAGVDAFPLCVDTKDVDEIVQLVKWLEPTFGGVNLEDISGPRCFEIERRLKQETDIPIFHDDQHGTAVVVAGAMFNALKIVGKDMSDISVTIVGSGAGGIASAKLMLDLGVADVILVDRVGIVHKGRSEGMNWAKEEIALATNKEDRKGDLAEAMRAMDVFIGLSGPGLVTKEMVASMAKDAIVFAMANPVPEIFPDEAKAAGAAVVGTGRSDFPNQVNNVLAFPGILRGALDVRSKDINEAMKIAAAKAIASVISEGELKPDYVIPAAFDRRVAPRVAADVAKAAMDSGIARLPKDPAWVAKYTEHMVEEANKFFV; this comes from the coding sequence ATGTCAATGAGGGAAGACGCCCTGAAGCTTCACAAGGACTTCATCGGCAAGATCGAGGTCATCAGCAAGGTTCCGGTGAACAACAAGAGGGACATGACGCTGGCCTACACCCCTGGTGTGGCCGAACCCTGCAGGGATATTCACAAGGACAAGGCCCTGGTCTACGACTACACCAACAAGTCCAACCTAGTGGCTGTGGTTTCTGACGGCACGGCTGTGCTAGGACTCGGGGACATCGGGCCGGAGGCGGCCATGCCGGTGATGGAGGGCAAGTGCATCCTGTTCAAGTGCTTCGCAGGGGTGGATGCCTTCCCCCTGTGCGTCGACACCAAGGACGTGGATGAGATCGTCCAGCTGGTGAAGTGGCTGGAGCCAACCTTTGGAGGGGTGAACCTTGAGGACATCTCCGGCCCCCGGTGCTTTGAGATAGAGCGCAGGCTGAAACAGGAGACCGATATCCCCATATTCCATGACGACCAGCACGGTACCGCGGTGGTTGTGGCGGGCGCGATGTTCAATGCCCTCAAGATTGTAGGGAAGGACATGTCCGACATCAGCGTCACCATCGTGGGGTCAGGCGCCGGCGGCATTGCGTCGGCCAAGCTCATGCTGGACTTGGGAGTGGCCGACGTGATCCTGGTGGACCGTGTGGGAATCGTGCACAAGGGGCGCTCCGAGGGCATGAACTGGGCCAAGGAAGAGATAGCCCTGGCGACCAACAAGGAGGACCGCAAGGGTGACCTGGCCGAGGCAATGAGGGCCATGGACGTGTTCATCGGCCTGTCCGGTCCCGGCCTCGTCACCAAGGAAATGGTTGCGAGCATGGCCAAGGATGCTATCGTTTTCGCCATGGCCAACCCGGTACCCGAGATCTTCCCCGATGAGGCCAAGGCGGCAGGGGCTGCTGTGGTGGGCACAGGGAGGTCCGACTTCCCCAACCAGGTCAACAACGTGCTGGCGTTCCCGGGCATCCTCAGGGGCGCCCTGGATGTCAGGTCAAAGGACATCAATGAGGCCATGAAGATCGCCGCGGCCAAGGCCATAGCCAGCGTCATCAGCGAGGGCGAACTAAAACCCGACTACGTCATCCCCGCGGCGTTTGACCGGAGGGTTGCCCCCAGGGTTGCGGCGGACGTGGCCAAGGCGGCCATGGACTCCGGCATCGCCAGGCTGCCCAAGGACCCCGCTTGGGTCGCGAAGTACACCGAGCACATGGTGGAGGAGGCCAACAAGTTCTTCGTCTAG
- a CDS encoding 4Fe-4S dicluster domain-containing protein, translating to MRISREKLKSDLIEKVEEISGERLAVCYQCGKCSAGCPLESEMETLPHRVIRLLQLGSGDEALGSSAIWLCASCHTCAARCPKGVDLSKIMEALRVILLRRGYHRLEPADVPPEVLAKAPQQAIVSCYRKFNS from the coding sequence TTGAGAATCTCCCGGGAGAAGCTCAAGAGCGACCTCATAGAAAAGGTCGAAGAGATAAGCGGTGAGAGGCTGGCTGTGTGCTACCAGTGTGGCAAGTGCTCGGCCGGGTGCCCCCTGGAGTCTGAGATGGAGACCCTTCCCCACAGGGTGATCCGCCTTCTCCAGCTGGGGTCCGGTGATGAGGCCCTGGGATCCAGTGCCATCTGGCTGTGCGCCTCGTGTCACACCTGCGCCGCTCGTTGCCCAAAGGGCGTGGACCTTTCCAAGATCATGGAGGCGCTCCGGGTCATACTCCTCCGGAGGGGCTACCACCGGCTAGAGCCCGCCGATGTGCCCCCGGAGGTGCTGGCGAAGGCCCCGCAGCAGGCCATCGTGAGCTGCTACAGGAAGTTCAACAGCTAG
- a CDS encoding CoB--CoM heterodisulfide reductase iron-sulfur subunit B family protein, translated as MKYSYFPGCTLHQQARDFDMSTREAARKMGIDLVELEDWQCCGAVFPLATDAIIYLVSPYRTLASSHEAGTDLVTLCSGCLNVLRRTNRLVKTNKETRAKLQAFVEKDYQGERHVYHLLEVIRKDTTFEGLAQRIIHSLEGLKVASYYGCLLLRPPEEMEFDDVESPTIMEEFTKALGAEPVDFPFKTECCGAYLSVPAEDRTLAAARSILRSASSAGADIMVTSCPMCLYNLDAKQGALARQDTGFRTLPVVYFSQLLALALGAGEDVCGFDAHEVDPRPLLREKMLIPEVN; from the coding sequence ATGAAGTACAGTTACTTTCCAGGGTGTACCCTGCACCAGCAGGCAAGGGACTTCGACATGTCCACCCGAGAGGCCGCCCGGAAGATGGGAATTGACCTGGTGGAGCTGGAGGACTGGCAGTGCTGCGGCGCCGTGTTCCCCCTGGCTACTGATGCCATCATCTACCTAGTATCCCCCTACCGGACGCTCGCCTCCTCCCACGAGGCCGGCACGGACCTGGTAACCCTGTGCTCCGGTTGCCTGAACGTCTTGAGGAGGACGAACCGGCTGGTGAAGACGAACAAGGAGACCCGGGCCAAGCTCCAGGCCTTCGTGGAGAAGGACTACCAGGGCGAGAGACACGTGTATCACCTCCTCGAGGTGATCAGGAAGGACACTACCTTCGAGGGCCTCGCCCAGAGAATCATCCATAGCCTTGAGGGGCTCAAGGTGGCATCGTACTACGGCTGCCTTTTGCTCAGACCCCCTGAGGAGATGGAGTTCGATGACGTGGAGTCCCCCACCATCATGGAGGAGTTCACCAAGGCCCTGGGGGCCGAGCCCGTAGACTTCCCCTTCAAGACGGAGTGCTGTGGCGCCTATCTCTCAGTGCCCGCCGAGGACCGGACACTGGCGGCGGCCAGGTCCATCCTGAGGTCTGCCTCGAGCGCTGGAGCGGATATCATGGTGACCAGCTGTCCGATGTGTCTTTATAATCTTGACGCCAAGCAGGGTGCCCTGGCCAGGCAGGACACGGGGTTCCGCACTCTCCCCGTGGTTTACTTCAGCCAGCTCCTGGCCCTGGCCCTGGGCGCCGGCGAGGACGTGTGCGGCTTCGACGCGCACGAGGTCGATCCCCGGCCGCTTCTGAGGGAGAAAATGCTGATACCCGAGGTGAACTGA